From a region of the Teredinibacter turnerae genome:
- a CDS encoding site-specific integrase, which produces MHNPGRAKVLSPSEQEHLFETIAKHRHPEKNLAIMLLSFKLGLRPTEIALLKVKDAVTLGNGNREFSLNENLLLDNARIEAHKKSKKSKLKRQNLSFAPDDFHEIVKQIEDRVRLGEKIRPEDFYPAKAANSETERHIKLDNAQLVRALQDYLKLRLDKGENITPDCPLFISQKGGTYSPNTLQEHMALMLRDWAGIANASAHSGRNTYEYYKRQLPVSVQSERTTGISWQEKPTFAIEKERLALVEEAEVCD; this is translated from the coding sequence ATGCACAACCCTGGACGCGCTAAAGTTTTATCCCCCTCCGAACAAGAACACTTGTTCGAAACAATTGCCAAACACCGTCACCCAGAAAAAAACCTGGCAATCATGCTGCTAAGTTTCAAACTTGGATTGCGCCCAACAGAAATCGCGCTACTTAAGGTAAAAGATGCAGTTACCTTAGGTAACGGAAATCGTGAATTTTCGCTTAATGAAAATTTACTTCTGGATAACGCCAGAATAGAAGCCCACAAGAAAAGCAAAAAATCCAAACTTAAAAGGCAAAACCTTAGCTTTGCGCCTGATGATTTTCACGAAATCGTTAAGCAAATCGAGGACAGAGTTCGACTCGGCGAAAAGATCAGGCCAGAAGATTTTTACCCTGCGAAAGCAGCAAATTCTGAAACCGAACGCCACATTAAGCTCGATAACGCACAGCTGGTTCGCGCGCTGCAAGACTACCTGAAATTGCGCCTGGATAAGGGGGAAAATATCACACCCGACTGTCCACTTTTCATCTCGCAAAAAGGCGGCACTTATTCGCCAAACACATTGCAAGAACACATGGCTTTAATGTTGCGAGACTGGGCAGGAATAGCAAACGCGAGTGCGCACAGTGGCAGAAATACTTACGAGTATTACAAACGACAGTTACCGGTTAGCGTACAAAGCGAGAGAACGACTGGAATTAGCTGGCAGGAAAAACCCACTTTCGCAATCGAAAAAGAGCGCTTGGCGTTGGTGGAGGAAGCGGAAGTTTGCGACTAG
- a CDS encoding metalloregulator ArsR/SmtB family transcription factor gives MDPSVFFKCLADNTRLKLCCLIYEEQELCVCDLIAALNEAQPKISRHLAQLRNCRILVDERRSQWVYYQINPELPEWARGVLSNAVVALNKDLKQLKKSLAGC, from the coding sequence ATGGACCCCAGTGTTTTTTTTAAATGCCTCGCTGACAACACCCGTTTAAAGCTTTGTTGCCTGATCTACGAAGAGCAGGAGCTGTGTGTGTGCGACCTGATAGCCGCGCTCAATGAGGCCCAGCCAAAAATCTCGCGCCACCTGGCGCAGCTTCGCAACTGCCGAATCCTCGTCGATGAGCGCCGCAGTCAGTGGGTGTATTACCAAATTAATCCAGAACTTCCGGAATGGGCGCGGGGCGTACTTAGCAACGCCGTAGTTGCCCTGAACAAAGATCTAAAACAGCTTAAAAAATCCCTGGCAGGCTGTTAA
- the arsB gene encoding ACR3 family arsenite efflux transporter, protein MGSFERYLSLWVGLCICAGILLGNLFPGLFSAVAGLEIASVNIPVAVFIWVMIYPMMVQVDFSAIKDIGKKPRGLILTLVINWAIKPFTMAALGWLFFRVLFADWVAPETATEYIAGMILLGVAPCTAMVFVWSHLTRGDANYTLVQVSVNDIIMIFAFAPIAAYLLGVSDVSVPWTTLLISVLLYVVLPLVAGIFTRFWLAKNDKADGLAHFLEKLKPVSITGLLATVVLLFGFQAKTIIAQPLSILMIAIPLLIQTYGIFALAYVAARALKLPHAIAAPACMIGTSNFFELAVAVAISLFGLQSGAALATVVGVLVEVPVMLSLVALANRTRHWFPAAN, encoded by the coding sequence ATGGGATCGTTCGAACGCTACCTCAGCCTATGGGTGGGCCTGTGTATTTGCGCAGGAATATTACTCGGCAACCTGTTTCCCGGGCTGTTTTCCGCTGTCGCAGGGCTGGAAATTGCCAGCGTTAATATCCCAGTCGCCGTTTTCATTTGGGTGATGATTTATCCAATGATGGTGCAAGTCGACTTTTCTGCCATCAAGGATATAGGGAAAAAACCGCGCGGCCTAATACTGACACTGGTTATTAACTGGGCGATAAAACCCTTTACCATGGCGGCTTTAGGCTGGCTTTTTTTTCGCGTACTATTTGCTGATTGGGTCGCACCCGAAACGGCAACAGAATATATTGCCGGGATGATTCTACTCGGCGTCGCGCCCTGCACTGCCATGGTCTTTGTCTGGAGTCATCTCACCCGCGGCGACGCCAACTATACGTTAGTACAGGTGTCGGTGAACGACATCATCATGATCTTTGCGTTCGCACCTATCGCAGCGTATTTGCTTGGCGTGAGTGATGTATCTGTACCCTGGACCACACTGTTGATCTCGGTGCTGTTGTATGTCGTTTTGCCACTGGTTGCAGGTATTTTCACTCGCTTCTGGCTAGCTAAAAATGACAAAGCCGACGGATTAGCGCATTTTTTAGAAAAGCTGAAACCCGTTTCGATTACAGGCTTGCTGGCGACAGTGGTATTGCTGTTTGGATTCCAGGCAAAAACGATCATTGCACAACCATTGTCGATTCTCATGATCGCAATTCCACTATTAATTCAGACCTACGGAATATTTGCGTTGGCCTACGTTGCAGCACGAGCGTTAAAACTGCCCCATGCAATCGCGGCGCCCGCCTGTATGATCGGCACGTCCAATTTTTTCGAGCTCGCGGTTGCCGTTGCTATTTCGCTTTTCGGTTTACAATCCGGCGCTGCGCTAGCGACAGTCGTTGGTGTACTCGTAGAAGTACCTGTGATGTTGTCGCTGGTTGCGCTGGCAAATCGCACGCGCCACTGGTTTCCAGCAGCAAATTAG
- a CDS encoding efflux RND transporter permease subunit, with product MINHIIHWSVLNRGLVLLLALFLTGLGLYAVRHTPVDAIPDLSDVQVIVKTRYPGQSPQVVQDQVTYPLSTALLSVPGAKTVRGFSFFGDSYIYVIFEDKTDLYWARSRVQEYLSQAAPQLPAGATPALGPDATGVGWIYIYALRDPHGNHTLGEQRSLQDWFLKYELQTTPGVSEVATVGGMVKQYQVTVDPQKLRAHRIPIAHIANALRQANQEVGASVLELSEAEYMVRATGYLKNTEDIGLIPLGVNERGVPLLLRDVATIGIGPEMRRGLAELNGEGESVGGIIVMRSGENAKATISAVKSRLRSLEKSLPEGVEVVTVYDRSQLIENAIRNLWQKLGEEFLVVAIVCIVFLLHIRSALVAIVTLPLGVLCAFIVMYFQGINANIMSLGGIAIAIGAMIDGAIVMIENMHKHMERTTIDASNRWQIVTKAASEVGAPLFFSLLIITVSFVPVFSLEAQEGRMFSPLAYTKTYAMAAAAILAITLVPVLMGYFVRGRILAEARNPLNRWMVNSYRSVLSIALRGPVLVIALGLLLTLSAIWPLNRIGSEFIPPLDEGDLMYMPTTYPAISIGEARQILQQTDKLISGMPEVATVFGKIGRADTATDPAPLTMIETFIQLKPRSEWRPGMTTEKLKQELDRRVKLPGITNAWVMPIKTRIDMLATGIKTPLGIKITGPDLTVIQSIGERIEQLLQQLPNTTSVYSERTSGARYIDIDINRAEAARFGMSIQEVQQNLGFAVGGQSVTQTVEGQERYPVNLRYPQDYRNTPEKLQALPLVTASRQQITLADVAAVHITDGPGVIKSENARLTGWTFIDTSSNDIAAYVQAAETLLTTELDLPPGYALRWSGQYEYMQRAKQKLQYVLPLTLGLIFTFLFFSFRKIGDVLMIMGSLPLALTGSIWLLYLLDFNFSVATAVGMIALAGVAVEIGVIMLVYLNQAMHQQDADHKTDASLRERIIDGAARRVRPVIMTTGATIAGLLPIMHSGGTGSEVMQRLAAPMVGGMVSALLLTLIVIPALFYLIKRQQLPSSGSAI from the coding sequence ATGATTAATCACATAATTCATTGGTCTGTATTAAATCGAGGGCTGGTGTTGTTACTCGCCCTATTTTTAACGGGGCTAGGCCTCTATGCCGTACGCCATACCCCCGTCGATGCGATTCCTGATTTGTCCGACGTACAAGTCATTGTAAAAACCCGCTACCCGGGACAATCACCCCAAGTGGTTCAAGACCAGGTCACCTACCCCCTCAGCACCGCCTTACTCTCGGTGCCCGGAGCCAAAACCGTTCGTGGTTTTTCGTTTTTCGGCGACTCCTATATTTATGTGATATTCGAGGATAAAACGGATCTGTACTGGGCAAGAAGTCGAGTGCAGGAATATTTAAGCCAGGCGGCGCCACAGCTCCCTGCGGGCGCAACACCGGCCCTCGGACCGGACGCAACCGGTGTCGGGTGGATCTATATCTACGCCCTGCGCGATCCGCACGGCAACCATACCCTGGGCGAACAGCGCAGCCTGCAAGACTGGTTTTTGAAATATGAATTACAAACCACGCCAGGCGTCAGTGAGGTGGCAACCGTTGGTGGCATGGTCAAGCAATACCAGGTAACCGTCGATCCGCAAAAGCTACGAGCTCACCGAATTCCGATTGCACACATTGCCAACGCGCTCCGGCAGGCGAACCAGGAAGTTGGCGCTTCGGTACTGGAGCTGTCGGAAGCGGAATATATGGTAAGGGCAACTGGCTACCTCAAAAACACAGAGGACATTGGCTTAATCCCGCTAGGCGTAAATGAACGTGGTGTACCGCTACTGTTGCGTGATGTCGCCACCATTGGAATTGGCCCGGAAATGCGACGGGGGCTTGCTGAGCTAAACGGGGAAGGCGAATCCGTCGGCGGTATCATCGTTATGCGATCCGGTGAAAATGCCAAGGCCACTATCTCCGCGGTTAAATCCCGTTTGCGTTCACTTGAAAAAAGCCTGCCTGAAGGTGTGGAAGTCGTAACCGTCTACGACCGTTCACAACTGATCGAAAATGCAATCCGTAACCTCTGGCAAAAGCTGGGAGAGGAATTCCTGGTGGTCGCCATTGTATGCATTGTCTTTTTACTACATATCCGGTCTGCGCTGGTGGCTATCGTTACTCTGCCCCTCGGCGTGCTCTGCGCATTTATCGTCATGTATTTTCAAGGAATCAACGCGAACATCATGTCGCTCGGCGGCATCGCCATTGCCATCGGGGCAATGATTGACGGCGCGATTGTAATGATTGAAAACATGCACAAGCACATGGAGCGCACAACGATTGACGCCAGTAACCGATGGCAGATCGTGACTAAGGCCGCCTCGGAAGTGGGCGCCCCACTCTTTTTCAGCCTGCTAATTATTACCGTCAGCTTTGTGCCCGTGTTTTCTCTGGAAGCCCAGGAAGGACGCATGTTCAGCCCACTTGCGTATACCAAAACATACGCCATGGCTGCAGCGGCCATCCTCGCAATCACCTTGGTTCCAGTGCTGATGGGTTATTTCGTCCGCGGCCGCATTTTGGCTGAAGCACGCAACCCTTTAAACCGCTGGATGGTCAACAGTTACCGCTCGGTACTAAGTATTGCACTACGCGGACCGGTACTCGTTATCGCGCTTGGGCTTTTACTTACGCTCAGCGCCATCTGGCCGCTCAACCGAATTGGCAGTGAGTTTATTCCGCCTCTGGACGAGGGGGATCTAATGTATATGCCGACGACCTATCCCGCCATATCAATCGGTGAGGCCCGACAAATACTGCAACAAACAGACAAGCTGATTTCTGGAATGCCCGAAGTCGCAACAGTATTTGGAAAAATCGGTCGCGCCGACACTGCGACCGACCCCGCCCCGTTGACAATGATCGAAACCTTCATTCAGCTCAAACCAAGAAGCGAATGGCGACCGGGCATGACCACGGAAAAGCTGAAACAGGAATTGGATCGCCGGGTAAAACTCCCCGGAATCACCAACGCCTGGGTGATGCCAATTAAAACCCGCATCGATATGTTAGCGACCGGTATCAAAACGCCGCTCGGAATTAAAATAACCGGGCCAGACCTCACCGTGATTCAGTCCATAGGTGAACGTATAGAGCAGCTGCTACAACAGCTACCCAATACCACCTCCGTTTATAGCGAAAGAACGTCCGGCGCACGCTACATCGATATCGATATCAACCGGGCAGAAGCTGCACGGTTTGGCATGAGCATACAGGAAGTCCAGCAAAACCTGGGGTTTGCCGTCGGCGGTCAGTCGGTGACCCAAACCGTGGAGGGTCAGGAACGATATCCGGTAAATTTACGTTACCCCCAGGACTATCGGAACACGCCGGAAAAGTTGCAGGCGCTACCACTGGTAACGGCGTCTCGTCAGCAAATCACCTTGGCTGACGTAGCAGCGGTTCATATTACAGACGGCCCAGGTGTGATAAAGAGTGAAAACGCCCGCCTCACGGGCTGGACCTTCATAGACACCAGTAGCAACGACATAGCCGCCTACGTGCAAGCCGCAGAAACACTGTTAACAACCGAACTCGATTTGCCACCCGGGTACGCGCTACGCTGGTCCGGGCAGTACGAATATATGCAGCGCGCCAAACAAAAACTGCAATATGTTTTGCCGCTTACCCTGGGGCTGATCTTTACGTTCCTGTTTTTCAGCTTTCGAAAAATTGGTGACGTCCTCATGATAATGGGAAGCTTACCGCTGGCGCTGACGGGCAGTATCTGGTTGCTGTACCTGCTCGATTTCAATTTCTCTGTTGCCACGGCTGTGGGAATGATCGCACTTGCCGGGGTCGCGGTGGAGATAGGCGTAATCATGCTCGTGTACCTCAACCAAGCGATGCACCAACAAGACGCCGACCATAAAACCGACGCAAGCCTGCGGGAGCGTATTATCGATGGTGCAGCGCGACGTGTAAGGCCAGTCATCATGACCACTGGAGCGACTATCGCCGGGTTACTGCCCATCATGCATAGCGGCGGCACGGGGTCAGAAGTGATGCAACGCCTCGCTGCGCCTATGGTCGGAGGCATGGTCAGCGCGCTGCTGCTGACATTGATCGTGATCCCTGCCCTGTTCTATCTGATTAAACGGCAACAACTACCGTCCTCTGGTTCTGCGATATAA
- a CDS encoding arsenate reductase ArsC, with protein MNILFICTHNRCRSILSEAITNHLARGKLTAYSAGSQPVGEVHPLSLRYLAEQGISTEGLRSQSWNDFASQRPDIVVTVCDSAASEPCPVWFGDCITVHWGLPDPSKIEADEATVRAAFLAVMQTIEKRINALLALNLADRPRASWPTELQKIGEDVH; from the coding sequence ATGAACATCTTATTTATTTGCACTCACAACCGCTGCCGCAGCATTCTCAGTGAGGCTATAACCAACCACTTGGCGCGGGGCAAATTAACAGCTTATAGCGCGGGAAGTCAGCCCGTCGGTGAAGTGCATCCGCTTTCACTGCGCTATCTGGCGGAACAGGGCATTAGCACGGAGGGGCTTCGCAGCCAGTCGTGGAACGATTTTGCCTCCCAACGCCCCGACATTGTGGTAACCGTGTGCGATAGCGCAGCAAGTGAACCATGCCCGGTTTGGTTTGGCGACTGTATTACCGTTCACTGGGGGCTGCCCGACCCCAGTAAAATCGAAGCGGATGAAGCGACCGTCCGCGCAGCCTTCCTCGCTGTGATGCAAACCATAGAAAAACGAATTAACGCATTGCTTGCACTGAACCTCGCTGATCGCCCGCGCGCAAGCTGGCCTACTGAATTACAAAAAATTGGCGAGGATGTTCACTAA
- a CDS encoding M6 family metalloprotease domain-containing protein, whose amino-acid sequence MLVCLILVGCSTQPSEQTDPSLTMMQNLAAFKLDALGNPQIKTDSVHPVYSSVDKPHKLLIIPVAYSNLGFDRFAGEPDSAQKNRDYFQQLLFAEDLRQPRGKTMTHYFYHQSQGQYYLTGEVLNPVVVDHPSDYYGKPIQNSDGQWRNDVRAESLVEDALAQAFANNPNFPWSEFDIWDPEDYDGDQIFDEPDGYIDHFVLVFAGKGQSSCQGLYSLDEKLTTNAPSDRYKSLAPNEQECAQRIWPHRFSLTKNNGKGPKIGGLDNRRGGIPLNEHLWVYDYNMQSEYTSVSTFIHEFGHSLGLPDIYARETSNSTASWDLMSSTVGPVPQEMSTWSRMVLGWSNPCIVMPPEAGGAQTQSLHLKTMNDWQSGGSKACDAAMVVLPPKIRRLRMGPLQDAQGAWAAYTGQGNSLNHFLEREFDLSLTTSPDIALRFDTWFKIEADWDYLYVEISDDGENFLRLMPTDKSSALDHHSVMSSKRGHDGLGTIPGFTGLSGDYNGDGKVETAQNCNPLAERKPAEEQIKADAIEPCDQAQWVTAQFDLSPFKGKKIQLRFHYYSDMAAVEDGALIDNIAIPAIGFKEDFEDHLLDGWKSTGFSLSGGTHDIRVPHYYLLEYRDPEETFANGVNYDQNINEPGFTFFPGDDKYDLQALDFRYRPGVLVWYYNGSYLWSQNEPSQFGPGNGFLLLVDANPQEFRLPAVPDDYYKTDGAWHYYQFDQSAQAILKENFIDVMCNTRRPAYYPVDLSKKDKSRCETAVPRAEALSYDGRQLLYSYTLINEVLPGKEREVYEGIGSLFHYKLKNGEVQYRLYDRMLRNAHSADAPFAITPFAGGIRYFRAENSHMVPVAEDSFAPVNRFDDSSAPGYLNPHLPFGSAAVPASGFSFTLLPPDNNADATTKVKVDIKWQPDVD is encoded by the coding sequence ATGTTGGTCTGTTTAATTCTAGTTGGGTGTAGCACTCAACCAAGTGAGCAGACCGATCCCAGCCTGACAATGATGCAAAATCTCGCTGCCTTTAAATTGGATGCTCTGGGTAACCCCCAGATCAAAACAGACTCGGTTCACCCTGTTTACAGCTCTGTAGACAAACCTCACAAGCTACTGATTATTCCGGTCGCCTACAGCAATTTGGGGTTTGACCGGTTTGCCGGAGAGCCGGACTCGGCGCAAAAAAATCGCGACTACTTCCAGCAGTTGCTTTTCGCAGAAGACTTGCGTCAGCCTCGCGGAAAAACCATGACCCATTATTTTTATCACCAATCGCAAGGCCAGTACTATTTAACTGGCGAAGTACTGAACCCGGTGGTGGTCGACCACCCTTCAGACTACTATGGCAAGCCCATTCAAAACTCCGACGGTCAGTGGCGCAACGATGTGCGCGCGGAATCCCTGGTCGAAGATGCACTCGCGCAAGCTTTTGCGAATAATCCGAATTTTCCGTGGAGCGAATTTGACATCTGGGACCCCGAAGACTACGACGGCGATCAGATTTTTGACGAACCCGATGGCTATATCGATCATTTCGTTTTGGTGTTTGCTGGTAAAGGCCAGTCATCCTGCCAGGGGTTGTATTCACTCGACGAAAAACTGACAACCAATGCACCGAGTGATCGCTATAAATCGCTTGCCCCAAATGAACAGGAATGCGCCCAGCGCATTTGGCCACACCGCTTCTCCCTAACGAAAAATAATGGCAAAGGGCCCAAGATCGGTGGCCTCGACAATCGTCGCGGCGGCATCCCCTTAAACGAACATTTATGGGTGTACGACTACAACATGCAATCCGAGTACACCTCAGTTTCTACATTTATCCACGAGTTCGGCCACTCTCTGGGCTTGCCCGATATTTACGCCAGAGAAACCAGTAACTCAACGGCAAGCTGGGATTTAATGAGCTCAACGGTAGGCCCTGTACCTCAGGAAATGAGCACGTGGTCGCGGATGGTGTTAGGTTGGTCCAATCCCTGTATTGTAATGCCGCCCGAGGCAGGCGGCGCTCAGACACAATCCCTGCACCTTAAAACCATGAACGACTGGCAAAGCGGAGGCAGCAAAGCCTGTGACGCCGCAATGGTTGTGTTGCCTCCCAAAATTCGTCGCTTGCGTATGGGTCCATTGCAAGATGCACAAGGTGCCTGGGCAGCCTACACCGGGCAAGGCAACAGCCTGAACCATTTTCTGGAACGGGAGTTTGACCTCAGCCTGACAACCTCTCCGGACATTGCCCTACGCTTTGATACCTGGTTTAAAATTGAAGCGGATTGGGACTACCTCTACGTTGAAATCTCCGATGATGGAGAAAACTTTTTACGCTTAATGCCGACAGACAAATCCAGTGCGCTTGATCACCATAGTGTAATGTCGTCAAAACGGGGGCACGACGGCCTCGGCACTATTCCCGGCTTTACTGGTTTGAGCGGTGACTACAACGGCGATGGAAAAGTTGAAACTGCGCAAAACTGCAACCCATTAGCTGAACGAAAACCCGCAGAAGAACAGATTAAAGCTGATGCGATAGAGCCCTGTGACCAGGCTCAGTGGGTTACGGCACAATTCGATCTCAGCCCGTTTAAGGGCAAAAAAATTCAACTGCGATTTCACTACTATTCCGATATGGCCGCCGTTGAGGACGGAGCGCTAATCGACAATATTGCAATTCCCGCGATTGGTTTCAAAGAAGATTTTGAAGATCATCTGCTTGATGGCTGGAAATCCACAGGATTCTCCTTGAGTGGCGGCACTCACGATATCCGCGTCCCACATTACTATTTACTTGAGTATCGCGACCCGGAAGAGACTTTCGCGAACGGTGTTAACTACGACCAAAATATTAATGAACCGGGCTTCACTTTCTTTCCTGGCGACGACAAATATGACTTGCAGGCACTGGATTTTCGCTACCGCCCTGGCGTGTTAGTGTGGTACTACAATGGCTCCTATCTCTGGAGTCAGAACGAGCCATCACAATTTGGCCCCGGGAATGGGTTCCTTCTGCTGGTAGATGCCAATCCCCAGGAATTTCGTCTGCCGGCTGTACCCGACGACTACTATAAAACCGATGGGGCCTGGCACTACTACCAATTCGATCAAAGTGCGCAAGCCATACTGAAAGAAAATTTTATCGACGTGATGTGCAACACCAGGCGCCCTGCTTACTACCCTGTCGACTTATCAAAAAAGGATAAATCGCGTTGTGAAACCGCCGTACCGCGTGCTGAAGCGCTAAGCTATGATGGCCGTCAGCTGCTGTACAGCTACACGCTGATTAACGAAGTTCTACCGGGAAAGGAACGAGAAGTCTACGAAGGTATAGGGAGCTTGTTTCACTACAAGCTCAAAAACGGTGAAGTCCAATACCGTTTATATGATCGCATGTTGCGCAATGCGCACTCTGCAGACGCTCCTTTCGCGATCACCCCCTTTGCGGGGGGAATCCGCTATTTCAGAGCGGAAAACTCACACATGGTGCCGGTTGCCGAGGACAGTTTCGCCCCCGTAAACCGGTTCGATGACTCCAGTGCGCCGGGTTATCTAAACCCCCACTTACCCTTCGGCAGTGCGGCAGTTCCCGCCAGCGGTTTTAGCTTTACCCTACTCCCACCGGACAATAACGCCGACGCGACAACCAAAGTTAAAGTGGATATAAAGTGGCAGCCAGATGTTGATTGA
- a CDS encoding efflux RND transporter periplasmic adaptor subunit, with amino-acid sequence MQLSGIHFQDHHVMKKAFTLILAGALAGMLGGIAIAPKITNPDNAPDQPAGGDAPLYWVAPMDPNYRRDSPGKSPMGMDLVPVYAEQDEPGLVSISPEVVNSLGVTTALAERRELPADIYTFGELRYNEERLIHIHPRVAGWVDKLYIRAAGETVTANKPLYSLYSPQLVNAQEEYVLALRRKDSNLTRASEERLRALKVDERFIQQLKKSMEVRQTVTFYAPVNGVVNKLAIREGFYVQPGTTMMSIGQLNDIWLEAEIFAQQAALIETGQAVDITIDAFPNLSWTGGISYVYPEIDPQNRTLRARIELPNTRRLLKPGMYAKLHIRGTAGAATLTVPNNAVIRTGHQNRVVLALGEGRYKSITVSLGRVTDEYTEITHGLDDGDKVVTAAQFLLDSESSKNSDFKRMHQDNEPPSEVTVAATVDSVMADMGMLKVTHDPIPDWDWPVMTMMFPVTADTDLTTLEQGQRIQIQIRQTGDTDWEITAISLVDHLHGVTP; translated from the coding sequence ATGCAGCTTTCGGGTATCCATTTTCAGGATCATCACGTCATGAAAAAAGCATTTACACTAATTTTAGCCGGCGCGCTCGCTGGCATGTTAGGTGGTATCGCCATAGCACCTAAGATCACTAATCCAGACAACGCCCCCGACCAGCCAGCCGGCGGTGATGCGCCCCTGTATTGGGTCGCACCGATGGATCCAAATTATCGCCGCGATTCGCCAGGAAAATCTCCGATGGGGATGGACCTTGTGCCCGTGTACGCGGAACAAGACGAGCCCGGCCTGGTGAGTATTTCCCCAGAAGTCGTCAACTCCCTGGGCGTGACCACCGCACTCGCCGAACGCCGTGAACTGCCCGCAGATATTTATACTTTTGGTGAGCTGCGCTACAACGAAGAGCGCTTAATACATATTCACCCCCGAGTTGCCGGTTGGGTGGACAAACTCTATATCCGTGCCGCCGGGGAAACCGTCACCGCAAACAAACCGCTTTACTCGCTCTATTCCCCCCAGCTGGTCAACGCACAGGAAGAGTACGTGTTGGCTCTGCGTCGCAAGGATAGCAATCTCACGCGGGCTTCAGAAGAAAGACTGCGTGCGTTAAAAGTGGACGAGCGTTTTATTCAGCAGTTGAAAAAATCTATGGAGGTACGCCAGACCGTTACTTTCTATGCGCCTGTTAATGGTGTCGTCAATAAGCTGGCAATTCGTGAGGGGTTTTATGTACAGCCCGGCACCACCATGATGAGCATCGGCCAGCTTAATGATATTTGGCTGGAAGCAGAGATCTTCGCGCAGCAGGCCGCACTTATCGAAACAGGGCAAGCGGTGGACATTACCATAGACGCATTTCCAAACCTGTCCTGGACCGGGGGAATCAGCTACGTTTACCCTGAAATCGACCCTCAGAACCGCACACTTCGCGCGCGCATCGAACTACCCAATACGCGCCGGCTACTCAAACCCGGCATGTATGCGAAGCTACACATTCGAGGCACGGCCGGCGCTGCAACACTCACAGTTCCAAACAATGCGGTGATTCGCACTGGTCACCAAAATCGCGTGGTGTTAGCGCTCGGTGAAGGGCGCTACAAATCCATCACTGTGTCACTTGGGCGAGTCACTGACGAGTATACGGAAATTACCCACGGGTTAGATGACGGCGACAAAGTTGTTACAGCGGCGCAATTCCTCCTGGATTCGGAGTCCAGTAAAAACTCCGATTTTAAACGCATGCACCAGGACAACGAGCCACCCAGCGAAGTGACTGTAGCGGCGACAGTCGACAGTGTGATGGCCGATATGGGGATGCTCAAAGTGACTCATGACCCCATTCCCGACTGGGATTGGCCAGTGATGACGATGATGTTTCCTGTCACCGCAGACACGGATTTAACCACGCTAGAGCAAGGGCAGCGCATCCAAATTCAAATTCGTCAGACCGGCGATACAGACTGGGAAATAACCGCGATCAGTTTGGTTGACCACCTACACGGGGTGACGCCATGA